From Vallicoccus soli, one genomic window encodes:
- a CDS encoding class I SAM-dependent methyltransferase: MTDDRPRPHPWAWDHNAWYHRTLLHRVPPGPLRVLDVGCGAGALAVRLARRGARVDALDVDPGMVAAARARVPPSVRVVRADVLRDPLPGTGYDAVVSVSALHHLPLDLALPRLARSLRPGGVLVAVALPRTDLPRDLPVEAAAYVTQRVLAVGLRAVRVLRLGHGYAHEPTHAAMPVAAPALTVREVRDVAARHLPGARVRRLLLWRYLLVWRAPLQDGGSSSSPGHER, translated from the coding sequence GTGACCGACGACCGGCCGCGCCCCCACCCGTGGGCGTGGGACCACAACGCCTGGTACCACCGGACCCTCCTGCACCGGGTCCCGCCCGGACCGCTGCGGGTCCTCGACGTCGGCTGCGGCGCGGGCGCGCTCGCCGTGCGGCTGGCCCGGCGCGGCGCCCGCGTCGACGCGCTCGACGTCGACCCGGGGATGGTGGCGGCCGCCCGCGCCCGGGTGCCGCCGTCGGTGCGCGTGGTGCGGGCGGACGTCCTGCGGGACCCGCTGCCCGGGACGGGGTACGACGCCGTGGTCTCGGTCAGCGCTCTGCACCACCTGCCGCTCGACCTGGCACTGCCGCGGCTCGCGCGGTCCCTGCGCCCGGGCGGGGTCCTCGTCGCGGTCGCCCTGCCCCGGACCGACCTGCCGCGGGACCTGCCCGTGGAGGCGGCCGCGTACGTCACCCAGCGCGTCCTCGCCGTCGGGCTGCGCGCCGTCCGCGTGCTGCGCCTCGGCCACGGGTACGCGCACGAGCCCACCCACGCCGCGATGCCGGTCGCGGCGCCGGCCCTCACGGTCCGCGAGGTGCGGGACGTCGCCGCTCGGCACCTCCCCGGCGCCCGGGTGCGGAGGCTGCTGCTCTGGCGCTACCTGCTGGTCTGGCGCGCCCCGCTCCAGGACGGTGGCTCGTCGTCGAGCCCCGGCCACGAGCGCTGA
- a CDS encoding nucleosidase produces the protein MRVPEPALDLRGADPAPGGVLAVVAVDEEAVHLPPWLSVVVTGAGPVNAAIATTAAVLALHPGEVVGLGTAGALVEGLAGTYEVGEVRQHDLDDAALLALTGRSSAPALHLGDGPVLTTGGAFVAGGPLRERLAASGAQLVDMEGYAVARAAAALGVPVRLVKHVSDAADERAPRTWPETVEACSRALGAWCAAALPHA, from the coding sequence GTGCGCGTCCCCGAGCCGGCCCTCGACCTGCGCGGCGCCGACCCCGCCCCCGGGGGCGTGCTCGCCGTCGTGGCCGTCGACGAGGAGGCCGTGCACCTCCCGCCCTGGCTGAGCGTCGTGGTCACCGGCGCCGGCCCGGTGAACGCCGCGATCGCCACGACCGCGGCGGTGCTGGCGCTGCACCCCGGCGAGGTCGTCGGCCTCGGCACCGCGGGAGCGCTCGTCGAGGGGCTGGCGGGGACGTACGAGGTCGGCGAGGTCCGCCAGCACGACCTCGACGACGCGGCGCTGCTCGCCCTCACCGGCAGGTCCTCCGCCCCGGCGCTGCACCTCGGCGACGGGCCGGTGCTCACGACGGGGGGCGCCTTCGTCGCCGGCGGGCCGCTGCGCGAGCGCCTCGCCGCCTCCGGCGCCCAGCTCGTCGACATGGAGGGGTACGCCGTCGCCCGCGCGGCCGCCGCGCTCGGCGTGCCGGTGCGCCTGGTGAAGCACGTCAGCGACGCGGCCGACGAGCGCGCCCCGCGCACCTGGCCCGAGACGGTCGAGGCCTGCTCCCGGGCGCTCGGCGCGTGGTGCGCGGCGGCGCTGCCCCACGCGTAG
- a CDS encoding DUF4287 domain-containing protein: MAGSTRGPASYFPAIEARYGHPVAHWQDLLRAHRAEHPDARHMEQVAWLKGEHGMGHGHANALVAATRAEDDGA, encoded by the coding sequence ATGGCAGGCAGCACCCGGGGACCGGCGTCCTACTTCCCGGCGATCGAGGCGAGGTACGGGCACCCGGTCGCGCACTGGCAGGACCTGCTGCGGGCGCACCGCGCGGAGCACCCCGACGCCCGGCACATGGAGCAGGTCGCGTGGCTCAAGGGCGAGCACGGCATGGGCCACGGCCACGCGAACGCGCTCGTGGCCGCGACCCGGGCCGAGGACGACGGCGCCTGA
- a CDS encoding sugar O-acetyltransferase: protein MPQDDRRSMRDRMLAGEPYVADDPLLAEETAAAQDLAAAYNATTARQGPLRRALLEQLLGGVGEGTELRPPLHVDYGRHLRVGARCFANYGLVALDVAPITIGDDVQIGPGVQLLTPTHPLDPELRRQKWEGAEPITIGDNAWLGGGVVVCPGVTIGEGTVVGAGAVVTRDLPPYVLAVGNPARVVRSLRPA, encoded by the coding sequence ATGCCTCAGGACGACCGCCGCTCGATGCGCGACCGGATGCTCGCCGGCGAGCCGTACGTCGCCGACGACCCCCTGCTGGCCGAGGAGACGGCCGCGGCGCAGGACCTGGCGGCGGCGTACAACGCGACGACCGCGCGCCAGGGGCCGCTGCGCCGCGCCCTGCTCGAGCAGCTCCTCGGCGGCGTCGGCGAGGGGACCGAGCTGCGCCCGCCGCTGCACGTCGACTACGGCCGGCACCTGCGCGTGGGCGCCCGCTGCTTCGCGAACTACGGGCTCGTCGCGCTCGACGTCGCCCCGATCACCATCGGCGACGACGTGCAGATCGGGCCCGGGGTGCAGCTCCTCACCCCCACCCACCCGCTCGACCCCGAGCTGCGCCGGCAGAAGTGGGAGGGGGCCGAGCCCATCACCATCGGGGACAACGCCTGGCTCGGCGGCGGGGTGGTGGTGTGCCCCGGCGTCACCATCGGCGAGGGGACGGTGGTCGGCGCCGGCGCCGTCGTCACGCGGGACCTGCCGCCGTACGTCCTCGCGGTCGGGAACCCGGCCCGCGTCGTCCGCTCCCTGCGGCCCGCGTGA
- a CDS encoding helix-turn-helix domain-containing protein — protein MDDDPDLGGVLQAVGPRLRALRQQRGATLAQLSSATGISVSTLSRLESGGRRPTLELLLPLARAHEVPLDELVGAPPTGDPRVQLRPLQRGGRTYIPLTRRPGGLQAFKLIIPPQPRAGEPDPQVHEGYEWLYVLQGRLRLVLGEHDMVLRDGEVVEFDTRTPHWFANPTERPAEVLCLFGPQGERMHVRARPRGAA, from the coding sequence ATGGACGACGACCCCGACCTCGGCGGCGTGCTGCAGGCGGTGGGCCCGCGCCTGCGCGCGCTGCGCCAGCAGCGCGGCGCGACCCTGGCCCAGCTCTCGAGCGCGACGGGCATCTCGGTGAGCACGCTGTCCCGCCTCGAGTCCGGCGGGCGCCGGCCGACGCTGGAGCTGCTGCTCCCGCTCGCCCGGGCGCACGAGGTGCCGCTCGACGAGCTCGTCGGCGCCCCGCCGACGGGCGACCCGCGGGTGCAGCTGCGGCCGCTGCAGCGCGGCGGGCGGACGTACATCCCGCTGACGCGGCGCCCCGGCGGGCTGCAGGCCTTCAAGCTGATCATCCCGCCGCAGCCGCGGGCCGGGGAGCCGGACCCCCAGGTGCACGAGGGCTACGAGTGGCTCTACGTCCTGCAGGGCCGGCTGCGGCTCGTGCTCGGCGAGCACGACATGGTGCTGCGCGACGGCGAGGTCGTCGAGTTCGACACCCGCACGCCGCACTGGTTCGCCAACCCCACGGAGCGGCCGGCCGAGGTGCTGTGCCTCTTCGGCCCGCAGGGCGAGCGGATGCACGTGCGCGCCCGGCCCCGGGGCGCCGCCTGA
- a CDS encoding TetR/AcrR family transcriptional regulator, translating to MSTAPVRRARRHDPQRRERIVAAALDVIAEHGVEGASHRAIARAADVPLGSTTYHFSTSEELLVAAFTALADRVASQYEARLAGARDTEEALEGLAQHLCADLLGSERDLVLSLELYAAAARRPEMRSITEAWMRRSRAALERFLDPVTARELDALVEGLVLHSALSTDPMTPDQVRHALRRLAR from the coding sequence GTGAGCACCGCACCGGTCCGCCGGGCCCGCCGGCACGACCCGCAGCGGCGCGAGCGCATCGTCGCCGCCGCGCTCGACGTCATCGCCGAGCACGGGGTCGAGGGGGCGTCGCACCGCGCGATCGCCCGCGCGGCCGACGTGCCGCTGGGCTCGACGACGTACCACTTCTCCACGAGCGAGGAGCTGCTCGTCGCCGCCTTCACCGCGCTCGCCGACCGCGTCGCCTCGCAGTACGAGGCCCGGCTCGCCGGCGCCCGCGACACGGAGGAGGCCCTCGAGGGCCTCGCCCAGCACCTGTGCGCCGACCTGCTCGGCTCCGAGCGCGACCTCGTCCTCAGCCTCGAGCTCTACGCCGCCGCGGCCCGGCGCCCGGAGATGCGCAGCATCACCGAGGCGTGGATGCGCCGCAGCCGGGCGGCGCTCGAGCGCTTCCTCGACCCCGTCACCGCGCGCGAGCTGGACGCCCTCGTCGAGGGGCTCGTCCTGCACAGCGCGCTCTCCACCGACCCCATGACGCCGGACCAGGTCCGGCACGCCCTGCGCCGCCTAGCCCGCTGA
- a CDS encoding NAD(P)/FAD-dependent oxidoreductase — protein MREAYDVVVVGGGAAGLSAGVVLARARRSVLVVDAGEPRNAPAEGVHGLLGQEGVGPAELLARGRAEVRSYGGEVVDGRALAVQQQEEGFLVVLEGSSVRCRRVVVATGLRDGLPDVPGVAEQWGRGVVHCPYCHGWEVRDRRVGVLATGPLSVHQALLFRQWTDDVVLLLHAGGVEPSDEEWEQLAARGVEVVDGEVAALESEDGRVRGARLASGVTVPLDALAVATRMESRAGVLAGLGLEAEDLVVGGARVGAAVPAGAGGETAVPGVYVAGNVTDLRAQVVVAAAAGLTVGALVNADLVGEDTRRAVEARRAALAGGTPRPFGAAAERELAERVLGDRRHGVRA, from the coding sequence GTGCGCGAGGCGTACGACGTGGTGGTGGTCGGTGGCGGTGCGGCGGGCCTCAGCGCGGGGGTGGTGCTCGCGCGGGCGCGCCGCTCGGTGCTCGTGGTCGACGCGGGGGAGCCGCGCAACGCCCCCGCCGAGGGCGTGCACGGGCTGCTGGGGCAGGAGGGCGTGGGCCCGGCGGAGCTGCTGGCGCGCGGGAGGGCGGAGGTGCGCTCCTACGGCGGCGAGGTCGTCGACGGGAGAGCGCTTGCTGTGCAGCAGCAGGAGGAGGGCTTCCTCGTGGTGCTGGAGGGGTCGTCCGTGCGGTGCCGGCGGGTCGTCGTCGCGACCGGCCTGAGGGACGGCCTGCCCGACGTCCCCGGCGTGGCCGAGCAGTGGGGCCGAGGGGTCGTGCACTGCCCCTACTGCCACGGGTGGGAGGTGCGCGACCGGCGGGTGGGCGTCCTCGCGACGGGGCCGCTGTCGGTGCACCAGGCGCTGCTGTTCCGCCAGTGGACCGACGACGTGGTGCTGCTGCTGCACGCCGGTGGCGTCGAGCCGTCGGACGAGGAGTGGGAGCAGCTGGCGGCGCGGGGCGTCGAGGTCGTCGACGGCGAGGTGGCCGCCCTGGAGAGCGAGGACGGGCGGGTCCGCGGCGCACGGCTCGCGTCGGGCGTCACGGTGCCCCTCGACGCGCTCGCCGTGGCGACGCGCATGGAGTCGCGCGCCGGGGTCCTCGCCGGGCTGGGGCTCGAGGCGGAGGACCTCGTGGTCGGCGGCGCCCGCGTCGGTGCCGCGGTGCCCGCGGGTGCCGGCGGCGAGACCGCCGTGCCGGGCGTGTACGTGGCCGGGAACGTGACCGACCTCCGCGCGCAGGTCGTGGTGGCCGCGGCCGCGGGCCTGACCGTGGGCGCGCTGGTCAACGCCGACCTCGTCGGCGAGGACACCCGCCGGGCGGTCGAGGCGCGCCGGGCGGCGCTCGCCGGCGGCACGCCGCGCCCCTTCGGGGCGGCGGCCGAGCGGGAGCTGGCCGAGCGGGTGCTGGGGGACCGGCGGCACGGGGTCCGGGCCTGA
- a CDS encoding family 43 glycosylhydrolase → MLRGRARTGSAGRGGVAALGVAAAAAVALAGLPAAAAPAGAPADLVTATAGNPFVDGWYADPDVTVYDGTYWVFPTTSAPYDDQTYLDAFSSTDLVHWTKHERVLDVADVSWARRALWAPAPVERDGKYYLYFGANDIQGDDELGGIGVAVADRPEGPYVDAIGEPLVGAFVNGAQPIDQDVFVDDDGQAYLYYGGHGHANVALLEDGMTSLGRFEDGTTFREITPSEDYVEGSQMVKRGDTYYYMWSEGGWTGPDYAVSYATADSPVGPFGPARRVLSQDPSVARGSGHNGIVNVPGTDDWYLFYHRRPLSQTDPNARVLAYDRVRFDADGVMQPVTMHVQDDFADGNSLGWSTSGGDWRARRGAYTVEASGQARSLLDTRFSEVAQEARVTLRGGRGDAGLLFRVSRPGADVLDGYYAGISAAGSVFLRSSQGGTWSRLASAPLPRAVGRAHVLRVEAVGDRIEVHVDGTRRLAVTDGRHGRGMNGLRAARATAAFDDVVVAPAPDDAVAMYGDCDHGALLGTYAEGDHLPPAPDAVSSLRVPPGWAVTLFDGPGQTGASLTKTASDGCLVDDGWNDRTESFRVERVGG, encoded by the coding sequence GTGCTGCGAGGTCGTGCGAGGACGGGGTCGGCGGGGCGCGGCGGGGTCGCCGCCCTGGGGGTGGCCGCCGCGGCGGCGGTGGCGCTGGCGGGGCTCCCCGCCGCGGCCGCGCCGGCCGGGGCGCCCGCGGACCTGGTGACCGCCACGGCGGGCAACCCCTTCGTCGACGGCTGGTACGCCGACCCCGACGTCACCGTCTACGACGGCACGTACTGGGTCTTCCCGACGACCTCGGCCCCGTACGACGACCAGACGTACCTCGACGCCTTCTCCTCCACGGACCTCGTCCACTGGACCAAGCACGAGCGGGTCCTCGACGTCGCCGACGTGTCGTGGGCCCGGCGCGCGCTGTGGGCGCCCGCGCCGGTGGAGCGCGACGGCAAGTACTACCTCTACTTCGGCGCCAACGACATCCAGGGGGACGACGAGCTCGGCGGGATCGGGGTCGCCGTGGCCGACCGGCCCGAGGGGCCGTACGTCGACGCGATCGGCGAGCCGCTCGTCGGCGCGTTCGTCAACGGCGCCCAGCCCATCGACCAGGACGTGTTCGTCGACGACGACGGCCAGGCGTACCTCTACTACGGCGGGCACGGCCACGCGAACGTCGCGCTGCTCGAGGACGGCATGACCAGCCTCGGGCGCTTCGAGGACGGCACGACGTTCCGCGAGATCACGCCCTCCGAGGACTACGTCGAGGGCTCGCAGATGGTCAAGCGCGGCGACACCTACTACTACATGTGGTCCGAGGGCGGCTGGACCGGACCGGACTACGCGGTCTCGTACGCCACCGCCGACTCTCCCGTCGGGCCGTTCGGGCCGGCGCGGCGCGTGCTGTCGCAGGACCCGTCCGTGGCGCGCGGCTCCGGGCACAACGGCATCGTCAACGTGCCGGGCACCGACGACTGGTACCTCTTCTACCACCGCCGCCCCCTCAGCCAGACCGACCCGAACGCGCGCGTGCTCGCGTACGACCGCGTGCGGTTCGACGCCGACGGCGTGATGCAGCCGGTGACGATGCACGTGCAGGACGACTTCGCCGACGGCAACAGCCTGGGGTGGAGCACGTCCGGGGGCGACTGGCGCGCCCGGCGGGGGGCGTACACCGTCGAGGCCAGCGGGCAAGCGCGTTCCCTGCTGGACACCCGCTTCTCCGAGGTCGCCCAGGAGGCCAGGGTGACGCTGCGGGGAGGCCGCGGCGACGCCGGGCTGCTCTTCCGCGTCAGCCGGCCCGGCGCCGACGTGCTCGACGGGTACTACGCCGGGATCAGCGCCGCGGGCAGCGTGTTCCTGCGCTCCTCCCAGGGCGGTACGTGGTCCCGGCTCGCCTCCGCGCCCCTGCCCCGCGCCGTCGGGCGCGCGCACGTCCTGCGGGTCGAGGCGGTCGGCGACCGCATCGAGGTGCACGTCGACGGGACGCGGCGCCTCGCGGTCACCGACGGCCGGCACGGCCGCGGGATGAACGGCCTGCGCGCCGCCCGCGCCACGGCCGCCTTCGACGACGTCGTGGTGGCGCCGGCGCCGGACGACGCCGTCGCCATGTACGGCGACTGCGACCACGGCGCGCTGCTCGGCACGTACGCCGAGGGCGACCACCTCCCGCCGGCCCCCGACGCGGTGTCCTCGCTGCGCGTGCCGCCGGGCTGGGCCGTCACCCTCTTCGACGGCCCCGGCCAGACCGGCGCCTCGCTCACCAAGACCGCGAGCGACGGCTGCCTGGTCGACGACGGCTGGAACGACCGCACCGAGTCGTTCCGCGTCGAGCGCGTCGGCGGGTAG
- a CDS encoding serine hydrolase domain-containing protein, whose product MTAVPGDAALAARLDELVAGRPAVAATVAAGRTATASRGVPLEADVELGSVSKGLTGLLYADAVDRGEVAPGTRLGDLLTDLDGSPAGDAVLAALATHRSGLPRLPAGSRALRRTVALWRTGANPYGEDLPALLAQARRTRVGRPRPRYSNLGYELLGHALAAAAGTTYADLLHDRLTGPLGMGGTYVPASPAQLRPGAATGADRRGRPRAPWTGEGLGPAGGVRSTAADLGRLLAALLDGGAPGLRALDPVERLGPGARIGAAWVVVRLPGRVLTWHNGGTGGFRSWVGLDRDAGCGAAVVAADGRGVDRQGQALLEGLGAA is encoded by the coding sequence CTGACGGCGGTGCCCGGGGACGCCGCGCTGGCGGCGCGGCTGGACGAGCTCGTCGCGGGCCGTCCGGCGGTCGCCGCGACGGTCGCGGCGGGGCGCACGGCCACGGCGTCCCGGGGAGTGCCGCTCGAGGCCGACGTGGAGCTCGGGTCGGTGTCCAAGGGCCTCACCGGCCTGCTCTACGCCGACGCGGTGGACCGGGGCGAGGTCGCGCCGGGCACGCGGCTGGGCGACCTGCTCACCGACCTGGACGGGTCCCCGGCGGGGGACGCCGTGCTGGCGGCGCTCGCGACGCACCGCTCCGGGCTGCCCCGGCTGCCCGCGGGCTCCCGGGCGCTGCGCCGCACGGTGGCGCTGTGGCGCACCGGTGCGAACCCGTACGGCGAGGACCTCCCCGCGCTGCTCGCCCAGGCGCGGCGCACCCGGGTGGGCCGGCCCCGGCCGCGCTACTCGAACCTCGGGTACGAGCTGCTCGGCCACGCGCTGGCCGCCGCGGCCGGGACGACGTACGCCGACCTGCTGCACGACCGGCTCACCGGCCCGCTCGGCATGGGCGGGACGTACGTCCCCGCCTCGCCCGCGCAGCTGCGGCCCGGTGCGGCCACCGGCGCGGACCGGCGCGGGCGGCCCCGCGCGCCCTGGACCGGCGAGGGCCTCGGGCCCGCCGGCGGCGTGCGGTCGACGGCCGCGGACCTCGGGCGCCTCCTCGCGGCGCTCCTCGACGGCGGCGCGCCGGGGCTGCGGGCGCTCGACCCGGTCGAGCGGCTGGGCCCGGGCGCGCGCATCGGCGCGGCCTGGGTCGTGGTGCGGCTCCCCGGACGGGTGCTGACCTGGCACAACGGCGGCACGGGCGGCTTCCGCAGCTGGGTCGGGCTCGACCGCGACGCGGGGTGCGGCGCCGCGGTCGTCGCGGCGGACGGGCGCGGGGTGGACCGTCAGGGGCAGGCGCTGCTGGAGGGGCTCGGGGCCGCCTGA
- a CDS encoding DinB family protein, whose protein sequence is MERRRPPAVADERTQLTGWLDLQRGIAALKCEGLSDEDAHRSLVPTSPLMTVAGVVAHLRWTEHCWFQVVHSHREEDLNPQFGDGGEGADFRTAHGVPLLRLLEEYERECAASRAVVAAASLDDLGRHPRWGGASLRWVLQHMLEETARHVGHLDLLREQLDGRTGYM, encoded by the coding sequence GTGGAGCGCAGACGTCCCCCGGCCGTGGCCGACGAGCGGACCCAGCTGACGGGCTGGCTCGACCTGCAGCGCGGCATCGCCGCTCTGAAGTGCGAGGGCCTCTCCGACGAGGACGCGCACCGCAGCCTCGTCCCGACGTCGCCGCTCATGACGGTCGCCGGCGTCGTCGCGCACCTGCGCTGGACCGAGCACTGCTGGTTCCAGGTCGTCCACTCCCACCGCGAGGAGGACCTCAACCCGCAGTTCGGCGACGGCGGCGAGGGGGCCGACTTCCGCACGGCGCACGGGGTCCCGCTGCTTCGCCTGCTCGAGGAGTACGAGCGCGAGTGCGCCGCCTCCCGGGCGGTCGTCGCCGCGGCGTCCCTCGACGACCTGGGCCGCCACCCGCGCTGGGGCGGCGCCAGCCTGCGCTGGGTCCTGCAGCACATGCTCGAGGAGACCGCCCGGCACGTCGGGCACCTCGACCTGCTCCGCGAGCAGCTCGACGGCAGGACCGGCTACATGTGA
- a CDS encoding pentapeptide repeat-containing protein, giving the protein MPPTRAELVADCGSCHALCCVGLPFSRSADFGYDKPAGEPCRHLRRDDRCGIHDRLPQRGFPGCVAYDCFGAGQRVSQVTYGGRHWRDGPAARGQLAALPVVHQLHEVLWYLDEVLAFPAAAPLHAEARALLEETDRLAGLGPEDLPRVDVAGHRTRVGPLLRAASRMVRAEGRGRAGRDLAGRDLAGRDLRRQDLRRADLRGALLLGARLEGVDLGLADLLGADLRGADLRGADLADALFVTRPQVAAARTDARTRLPAALAAPTR; this is encoded by the coding sequence GTGCCCCCCACCCGCGCCGAGCTCGTCGCCGACTGCGGGAGCTGCCACGCGCTGTGCTGCGTCGGCCTGCCGTTCTCCCGGTCCGCCGACTTCGGGTACGACAAGCCCGCGGGGGAGCCGTGCCGGCACCTGCGGCGCGACGACCGGTGCGGCATCCACGACCGGCTGCCGCAGCGCGGGTTCCCCGGCTGCGTCGCGTACGACTGCTTCGGCGCGGGGCAGCGGGTGTCGCAGGTGACGTACGGCGGCCGGCACTGGCGGGACGGCCCGGCCGCCCGCGGCCAGCTCGCGGCGCTGCCGGTGGTGCACCAGCTGCACGAGGTGCTCTGGTACCTCGACGAGGTCCTCGCCTTCCCGGCCGCCGCGCCCCTGCACGCCGAGGCCCGCGCGCTGCTCGAGGAGACCGACCGGCTCGCCGGGCTCGGCCCCGAGGACCTGCCGCGCGTCGACGTGGCCGGGCACCGCACGCGCGTCGGGCCGCTGCTGCGCGCGGCCAGCCGGATGGTGCGGGCGGAGGGCCGCGGCCGGGCGGGACGTGACCTCGCCGGACGGGACCTCGCGGGGCGGGACCTGCGGCGGCAGGACCTGCGGCGGGCGGACCTGCGGGGGGCGCTGCTCCTGGGGGCCCGGCTCGAGGGCGTGGACCTCGGCCTCGCGGACCTGCTGGGCGCCGACCTGCGCGGCGCGGACCTGCGCGGCGCCGACCTCGCCGACGCGCTGTTCGTCACCCGGCCCCAGGTCGCCGCGGCGCGCACCGACGCGCGGACCCGGCTGCCCGCGGCGCTCGCGGCGCCGACGCGGTGA
- a CDS encoding MFS transporter — protein sequence MPATPAPPRPAAPAPALRRARAAVSAVFLVNAVLYANLVPRLPDVKERLDLSNAGLGTAIAAMPVGALLAGLLAPVLIGRLGSARVAAYGLVLLAAAVLGVPLAGSWVLLAAAMLLVGALDAVVDVAQNAHGFRVQRGYGRSIVNAFHGLWSVGAVLGGLMGSAAAGLGVPLTAHLAVVAVVFSGVAVLARRGLLPGPEDAERDEPPAGAPTVRLGGRTALALAGLGVLAACAAFVEDAGASWGAVYLRDGLGASAAAGGLAFVALQVAMTVGRLTGDRVVDRVGQRSVALAGGVLIAGGMGGALALATVPATLAGFALAGLGVATLVPAVMHAADELPGLPHGVGLTVVSWLLRVGFLLSPPLVGLVADATSLRVALLGVVLAGAGVLLLHRLLVGKRVRATAATA from the coding sequence GTGCCCGCCACCCCCGCCCCGCCGCGCCCCGCCGCGCCCGCCCCCGCCCTGCGCCGCGCCCGCGCCGCCGTCTCGGCGGTGTTCCTCGTCAACGCCGTGCTCTACGCGAACCTCGTGCCGCGCCTGCCGGACGTCAAGGAGCGCCTCGACCTCAGCAACGCCGGCCTCGGCACCGCGATCGCCGCGATGCCCGTCGGCGCGCTGCTCGCCGGCCTGCTCGCCCCGGTGCTCATCGGCCGGCTCGGGTCGGCCCGGGTCGCCGCCTACGGCCTCGTGCTGCTCGCCGCCGCGGTGCTCGGCGTGCCGCTCGCCGGCTCCTGGGTGCTGCTGGCCGCGGCCATGCTGCTCGTCGGCGCCCTCGACGCCGTGGTGGACGTCGCGCAGAACGCGCACGGCTTCCGGGTGCAGCGGGGCTACGGCCGCAGCATCGTCAACGCCTTCCACGGGCTCTGGAGCGTGGGGGCGGTGCTCGGCGGGCTCATGGGCTCGGCCGCCGCCGGCCTGGGGGTGCCCCTCACGGCGCACCTCGCCGTGGTCGCCGTCGTCTTCTCCGGCGTCGCGGTCCTCGCCCGGCGGGGCCTGCTCCCGGGGCCGGAGGACGCCGAGCGCGACGAGCCGCCGGCCGGCGCCCCGACGGTCCGCCTCGGGGGCCGTACGGCGCTCGCCCTCGCCGGCCTCGGCGTGCTCGCGGCGTGCGCCGCCTTCGTCGAGGACGCGGGCGCGTCGTGGGGCGCGGTCTACCTGCGCGACGGGCTCGGCGCGAGCGCCGCGGCGGGCGGGCTCGCCTTCGTCGCGCTCCAGGTCGCCATGACCGTCGGGCGGCTCACCGGCGACCGGGTCGTGGACCGCGTCGGGCAGCGGTCGGTCGCCCTGGCCGGCGGGGTGCTCATCGCCGGCGGCATGGGCGGCGCCCTCGCGCTCGCCACCGTCCCCGCCACGCTCGCGGGCTTCGCGCTGGCCGGGCTCGGCGTCGCCACCCTCGTCCCCGCGGTGATGCACGCCGCGGACGAGCTCCCCGGCCTGCCGCACGGCGTCGGCCTCACGGTCGTCAGCTGGCTGCTGCGCGTCGGCTTCCTGCTCTCCCCGCCGCTCGTCGGCCTCGTCGCGGACGCGACCAGCCTGCGGGTCGCGCTGCTCGGCGTCGTGCTCGCCGGCGCGGGGGTCCTGCTGCTGCACCGGCTGCTCGTCGGCAAGCGCGTGCGCGCGACGGCCGCCACGGCCTAG
- a CDS encoding maltokinase N-terminal cap-like domain-containing protein produces the protein MAVIHRTTMDPTKLQLLAGWLPGRPWYRGGGAPPERAGGFRLDDPAGEVGAELMLVAAGGTVHFVPLAYRGAPLAGAEEGLVGTSEHGVLGTRWVYDAAHDPVVMAQLLALLQGRAQAQHQDESHRADPGVGVEPGPAGPVEVPSAAPVPADGDLVTSVDLGDAAGGAGRVVVDLLRVPGDDPGTVTGAAPLGRASAGWRVEGGPSGRGVVARAHLLG, from the coding sequence TTGGCCGTCATCCACCGCACGACGATGGACCCGACGAAGCTGCAGCTGCTGGCCGGCTGGCTCCCGGGACGGCCCTGGTACCGCGGGGGCGGCGCCCCGCCGGAGCGGGCCGGAGGCTTCCGGCTCGACGACCCGGCCGGCGAGGTCGGCGCCGAGCTCATGCTCGTCGCGGCGGGCGGCACCGTGCACTTCGTGCCGCTGGCCTACCGCGGCGCGCCGCTCGCGGGCGCCGAGGAGGGTCTCGTCGGCACGTCCGAGCACGGGGTGCTCGGGACGCGGTGGGTGTACGACGCCGCGCACGACCCGGTCGTCATGGCGCAGCTGCTCGCGCTGCTGCAGGGCCGGGCGCAGGCCCAGCACCAGGACGAGTCGCACCGGGCCGACCCCGGCGTGGGGGTGGAGCCCGGCCCGGCGGGGCCCGTCGAGGTGCCGTCGGCCGCCCCGGTGCCGGCCGACGGCGACCTCGTCACCTCCGTGGACCTCGGGGACGCCGCCGGGGGTGCCGGCCGGGTCGTGGTCGACCTGCTGCGGGTGCCGGGCGACGACCCGGGGACGGTCACGGGAGCGGCGCCGCTCGGGCGCGCGAGCGCGGGCTGGCGCGTCGAGGGCGGCCCGTCGGGTCGCGGGGTCGTCGCCCGCGCCCACCTGCTGGGCTGA